In Astyanax mexicanus isolate ESR-SI-001 chromosome 5, AstMex3_surface, whole genome shotgun sequence, a single window of DNA contains:
- the entpd8 gene encoding ectonucleoside triphosphate diphosphohydrolase 8 — translation MAKLQMKPMLLGVALLAVACMSIVALILSLANYQRVEVPYSTQYGIVFDAGSTHTALFLYQWPGNKENNTGVVSQNLMCDVKGDGISSYVTNPAGAGESLRECLDVALAAVPKKKQKTTPVYLGATAGMRLLSLQNQTQANIIIAEVSKFIQSYPFDFRGATIISGTEEGAYGWITINYLLEDFIKYTFDGKWSHPKAGRILGAMDLGGSSTQISFTPKDAVKDPTSAFNLQLYGQKYQLYTHSYLCFGKDQALRKLQAYLQKTANLSTVNHPCYHTGYNLTITLGNLYDSPCVEKPVPFNPSAKVTFVGTGDSALCLSSFRNVVNLSDCALSPDCGFNGVYQPPVNGDFYAFSAYFYTFDFLGLAPRTPLPQVLSTIDNFCNTNWTTLLSTYPNVKEKYLRDYCASAQYIMTILVQGYKFNATWDQIYFVKQVSDTDIGWTLGYMLNLTNLIPAERPLAVTGVENKQWAAEVFFIVFGLFLSLIILIALCVWSPNSQTHIV, via the exons ATGGCCAAGCTACAAATGAAGCCCATGCTGCTGGGCGTTGCGCTGCTAGCTGTAGCATGTATGAGCATCGTCGCACTGATTCTCTCTCTGGCTAATTATCAGAGAGTGGAGGTGCCGTACTCAACACAG TATGGCATAGTGTTTGATGCCGGTTCCACACACACCGCCCTCTTCCTCTACCAGTGGCCCGGGAACAAGGAAAACAACACTGGAGTCGTTTCTCAGAACCTGATGTGCGATGTGAAAG gtGATGGTATATCCAGTTATGTCACAAATCCTGCTGGTGCTGGGGAGAGCCTAAGAGAATGTTTAGATGTTGCTTTGGCTGCAGTTCCaaagaagaagcagaaaacaACACCTGTTTACCTGGGAGCCACAGCAGGCATGCGGCTCCTGAG TTTACAAAATCAAACTCAGGCAAACATAATAATTGCTGAAGTGTCCAAATTTATCCAGAGTTACCCCTTTGATTTTCGTGGAGCCACCATAATTAGTGGTACAGAGGAAGGGGCTTATGGCTGGATCACCATCAACTATCTTTTGGAAGACTTCATTAAg TACACATTTGATGGCAAATGGAGTCACCCTAAAGCTGGGAGGATTCTGGGAGCTATGGATTTGGGTGGTTCGTCCACACAGATTTCCTTCACACCTAAGGATGCAGTTAAAGACCCAACATCAGCTTTTAATCTCCAGCTCTATGGCCAAAAGTACCAGCTGTACACACACAGTTACCTGTGCTTTGGCAAAGATCAGGCTCTGAGGAAGCTCCAGGCGTATCTGCAGAAG ACGGCTAACCTGTCTACTGTCAACCATCCCTGTTATCACACCGGTTACAATCTGACGATAACTCTGGGTAACCTGTATGACTCTCCATGTGTGGAGAAGCCAGTACCGTTTAATCCATCAGCAAAGGTTACTTTTGTTGGAACTGGTGATTCTGCATTGTGTTTGTCATCATTCAGGAATGTGGTGAACCTGAGTGACTGTGCACTTTCCCCAGACTGTGGATTTAATGGGGTCTACCAGCCTCCTGTCAATGGAGACTTCTAT GCTTTCTCAGCATACTTCTACACCTTTGACTTCCTTGGTCTTGCTCCGAGGACTCCGCTGCCTCAGGTTCTTTCCACAATCGACAATTTTTGCAACACAAATTGGACCACT CTTCTGTCAACATACCCAAATGTAAAGGAAAAGTATCTCCGGGATTACTGCGCTTCAGCCCAATACATCATGACAATCCTTGTTCAAGGATACAAATTCAATGCAACATGGGATCAAATCTACTTTGTGAAACAG GTGTCTGACACTGACATTGGCTGGACTCTGGGCTACATGCTGAATTTAACCAATCTGATTCCTGCTGAACGCCCTCTGGCGGTAACAGGGGTAGAGAACAAACAGTGGGCAGCTGAGGTCTTCTTCATAGTCTTTggtctgtttctcagcctcattATTCTGATCGCCCTCTGTGTCTGGAGTCCAAACTCACAGACTCATATTGTGTGA
- the trub2 gene encoding mitochondrial mRNA pseudouridine synthase TRUB2, which produces MATKAARLLSKLDGLFAVYKPPGVHWKLVRDQVETNLLTAVNAFPPPAPQYQVQFQLLSSGETSTSSDLTLTATKLPVLADHPLVTGPQYHKIRVGVGHRLDAFSSGVLVLGLGKGNNALDSLYRSHVTRDYTLEGEFGMATNDFTHTGRVIEKSTYGHVTQEKLERVLAMVQGANQKALIMYSRVDLHSQEAYELAVKGMLRPQDKSPPIITGLRCLSFKPPYFKLEVQCVNETQWYLRKMLHELGLELRTTAVCTKVRRTRDGPFNMEDALLHNRWTADDIIPAVKYFRRTTRKIRKNDSYKQAVTQLDSTTEAQDQSRTNSCHLEAQEKDGSNNISAEMSADSKQWS; this is translated from the exons ATGGCGACAAAAGCTGCACGACTCCTCAGTAAACTGGATGGTCTGTTTGCTGTTTACAAACCTCCTGGAGTTCACTGGAAACTGGTCCGAGACCAGGTCGAGACTAACCTGCTGACAG CTGTAAATGCGTTTCCACCTCCTGCACCGCAGTATCAGGTTCAGTTTCAGCTTTTGTCTAGTGGAGAGACCAGCACCTCCAGTGACCTCACATTGACTGCAACAAAGCTCCCGGTTCTGGCGGACCATCCTTTGG TGACAGGACCACAGTATCATAAGATCCGTGTTGGAGTTGGTCATCGTTTGGATGCATTTTCCTCTGGAGTCCTGG tTCTGGGTCTTGGGAAAGGAAACAATGCTCTGGATAGTCTGTACCGATCACATGTCACAAGA GACTATACACTTGAAGGGGAATTTGGAATGGCCACAAATGATTTCACTCACACTGGACGAGTTATTGAGAAAAGCACATACG GCCATGTTACACAGGAGAAGCTTGAGAGAGTGTTAGCCATGGTCCAGGGAGCCAATCAGAAAGCTTTAATCAT gtacTCCAGGGTGGACCTGCACTCTCAGGAGGCGTATGAGCTGGCAGTGAAGGGGATGCTGCGTCCACAAGATAAAAGCCCTCCTATTATAACTGGATTACGATGTCTTAGTTTTAAACCTCCTTACTTTAAACTGG AGGTGCAGTGTGTGAATGAGACTCAGTGGTATCTGCGGAAAATGCTGCATGAGTTGGGTTTGGAACTGCGCACCACTGCAGTCTGCACCAAGGTGCGTCGCACAAGAGATGGTCCATTTAATATGGAGGACGCGCTACTCCACAACCGCTGGACTGCTGATGACATCATACCAGCTGTCAAATACTTTCGTCGCACTACTCGGAAAATCAGGAAGAATGACAGTTACAAACAAGCTGTCACCCAGCTAGATTCCACCACAGAGGCTCAGGACCAAAGCAGGACTAACTCATGTCATTTAGAGGCTCAAGAGAAGGATGGATCAAACAATATTTCTGCTGAAATGTCTGCTGACAGTAAGCAGTGGAGTTAA
- the hdhd3 gene encoding haloacid dehalogenase-like hydrolase domain-containing protein 3 isoform X1 has product MLSPQRGSISTLCWGRGLALLSPLDTFRTMRGPVRWVLWDVKDTLLKVRRSVGEQYCTEAERAGLKLKSKQVEAAFREAYRQSSLLYPNYGIAQGMNGQVWWTGVVKSTFAQCGVQDPVLLDTLAKNLYQNFCGPDNWEVFPDSNSTLKSCTALGMKLGVVSNFDSRLEGVLRGCGLLTHFSFLLTSEGAGVSKPDVKIFTQALKKCGVPANNVAHVGDHYVNDYLTSRSLGIRGFLLDRHEQHEHQNVPAEHRLKSLEELPARLQQEVD; this is encoded by the exons ATGTTATCTCCACAGAGGGGCAGCATTTCAACACTCTGCTGGGGGCGGGGCTTAGCTCTGCTTTCTCCCTTGGACACATTCAG GACCATGCGTGGGCCAGTGCGCTGGGTTTTATGGGATGTGAAGGATACTCTTCTGAAGGTCCGACGCTCTGTTGGGGAGCAGTACTGTACGGAAGCTGAGCGCGCTGGACTAAAGTTAAAATCCAAGCAGGTGGAGGCTGCATTCAGGGAAGCTTACCGTCAGTcgtcactcctctatcccaactaTGGTATTGCTCAGGGCATGAATGGTCAGGTATGGTGGACAGGAGTGGTGAAGAGCACCTTTGCACAGTGTGGTGTGCAGGACCCTGTCTTACTCGACACACTGGCCAAAAACCTTTATCAGAACTTCTGTGGGCCAGACAACTGGGAG GTCTTCCCAGACTCAAATTCCACCCTGAAATCCTGCACAGCACTGGGAATGAAGCTGGGTGTGGTGTCCAACTTTGACAGCCGCCTAGAGGGGGTCCTTCGTGGATGTGGCCTCCTCACTCACTTCTCCTTTCTCCTGACCTCAGAAGGTGCAGGCGTGTCCAAGCCAGATGTAAAGATTTTTACCCAAGCCCTGAAAAAGTGTGGAGTGCCAGCCAATAATGTAGCCCACGTTGGAGACCACTATGTAAACGACTACCTCACCTCTCGATCGCTTGGTATCCGTGGTTTTCTGCTTGACAGGCACGAACAGCATGAACATCAGAATGTTCCTGCAGAGCACAGACTAAAGAGCTTAGAGGAGCTACCAGCTCGTCTGCAACAGGAAGTGGATTAA
- the hdhd3 gene encoding haloacid dehalogenase-like hydrolase domain-containing protein 3 isoform X2, producing the protein MRGPVRWVLWDVKDTLLKVRRSVGEQYCTEAERAGLKLKSKQVEAAFREAYRQSSLLYPNYGIAQGMNGQVWWTGVVKSTFAQCGVQDPVLLDTLAKNLYQNFCGPDNWEVFPDSNSTLKSCTALGMKLGVVSNFDSRLEGVLRGCGLLTHFSFLLTSEGAGVSKPDVKIFTQALKKCGVPANNVAHVGDHYVNDYLTSRSLGIRGFLLDRHEQHEHQNVPAEHRLKSLEELPARLQQEVD; encoded by the exons ATGCGTGGGCCAGTGCGCTGGGTTTTATGGGATGTGAAGGATACTCTTCTGAAGGTCCGACGCTCTGTTGGGGAGCAGTACTGTACGGAAGCTGAGCGCGCTGGACTAAAGTTAAAATCCAAGCAGGTGGAGGCTGCATTCAGGGAAGCTTACCGTCAGTcgtcactcctctatcccaactaTGGTATTGCTCAGGGCATGAATGGTCAGGTATGGTGGACAGGAGTGGTGAAGAGCACCTTTGCACAGTGTGGTGTGCAGGACCCTGTCTTACTCGACACACTGGCCAAAAACCTTTATCAGAACTTCTGTGGGCCAGACAACTGGGAG GTCTTCCCAGACTCAAATTCCACCCTGAAATCCTGCACAGCACTGGGAATGAAGCTGGGTGTGGTGTCCAACTTTGACAGCCGCCTAGAGGGGGTCCTTCGTGGATGTGGCCTCCTCACTCACTTCTCCTTTCTCCTGACCTCAGAAGGTGCAGGCGTGTCCAAGCCAGATGTAAAGATTTTTACCCAAGCCCTGAAAAAGTGTGGAGTGCCAGCCAATAATGTAGCCCACGTTGGAGACCACTATGTAAACGACTACCTCACCTCTCGATCGCTTGGTATCCGTGGTTTTCTGCTTGACAGGCACGAACAGCATGAACATCAGAATGTTCCTGCAGAGCACAGACTAAAGAGCTTAGAGGAGCTACCAGCTCGTCTGCAACAGGAAGTGGATTAA